In Edaphobacter dinghuensis, one genomic interval encodes:
- a CDS encoding VWA domain-containing protein produces MLLGTLTAGAQVVGQNAQPTGGNGVYTMSVSTKLVVEAVNVKDKQGKSLSGLTAKDFTVTEDGVPQQISFCEYQKLPSAPPVAPAVPENITVYNRLAVTQIAAEKPGDVRYKDRRLIALYFDLTAMPPDDKLRALEAAQKFIRTQMTSSDLVSIMRYSGSSVDVLQDFTDDHNRLLSILETLIVGENQQSEDITDDADSADTGAAFGQDSGEFNLFNTDRQLSALQTAAKMLGHLSEKKVLVYFASGMTLHGIDNQAQLHATIDDAIRSGVSFWPIDARGLVAEAPLGDATQGSPGNAAMYSGTAALAVTTRMQQSQDTLYALAEDTGGKALLDYNDLTRGIVQAQQNITSYYILGYYTNNTTLDGRFRHIKISVNPELAAKLDYRQGYYAGKVFAKFNDADKERQLEDALMLGDPVTDLTIAMEINYFQLNRAEYFVPVVVKIPGRELALAKKRGAEHTLIDFLLEVKDELGGNMTVENMRDNVNIKLSDETAAELAKRPVEYDTGFTLLPGKYSIKFLARDDETGRIGTFQTPFVIPNLNKEEKRIAISSVVLSGERADLKEAIFNAAKAKERAKDEAANPLVLNGQKLIPSVTRVFSKSRDLYVYLQAYEQGVTEVQPLIAFVSFYQGQTKVFETQPMEMTSAMSNSLKTMPLRFSIGLSHLPAGDYNCQITVLNPTGQKSAFWQTPITLVP; encoded by the coding sequence ATGCTTTTGGGAACGCTGACTGCCGGAGCGCAGGTGGTAGGCCAGAATGCGCAGCCGACTGGAGGCAATGGGGTGTACACCATGTCTGTCAGCACGAAGCTGGTGGTCGAGGCAGTGAATGTCAAAGACAAGCAAGGTAAGTCGCTCAGCGGGCTTACCGCGAAAGATTTCACAGTAACCGAAGACGGTGTGCCGCAACAAATCAGCTTCTGCGAATATCAAAAACTTCCTTCAGCTCCGCCTGTTGCTCCTGCTGTGCCCGAGAACATTACGGTTTACAACCGCTTGGCCGTGACCCAGATTGCAGCGGAAAAGCCGGGCGATGTGCGCTACAAGGACCGCCGGCTGATTGCACTTTACTTCGACCTCACCGCGATGCCGCCTGACGATAAGCTGCGCGCACTGGAAGCTGCTCAAAAGTTCATACGGACCCAGATGACGTCATCGGATTTGGTGTCGATTATGCGCTACAGCGGTAGCTCAGTCGACGTCCTACAGGACTTTACCGACGATCATAATCGCCTGCTGAGCATATTGGAGACACTGATCGTAGGTGAAAATCAGCAGAGCGAGGACATCACAGATGATGCGGACAGTGCCGATACCGGTGCGGCATTTGGCCAGGACAGTGGAGAGTTCAACCTGTTCAATACTGATCGGCAGCTCTCCGCACTGCAAACGGCAGCCAAGATGCTGGGGCATCTGAGCGAGAAAAAGGTACTGGTCTACTTTGCCAGCGGGATGACGCTTCATGGTATCGATAATCAGGCGCAACTTCACGCGACGATCGATGATGCCATTCGGTCGGGCGTATCGTTCTGGCCGATAGACGCACGCGGATTGGTAGCCGAAGCTCCACTAGGTGATGCAACGCAGGGATCGCCTGGCAATGCCGCCATGTACTCGGGCACAGCCGCGCTGGCGGTGACGACGCGCATGCAGCAGTCGCAGGATACGCTCTATGCATTGGCCGAGGACACTGGCGGTAAGGCGCTGCTCGACTACAACGACCTGACACGTGGCATCGTACAGGCGCAACAAAACATTACAAGCTATTACATCCTCGGCTACTACACGAACAATACAACGCTGGATGGAAGATTTCGGCATATCAAAATATCAGTAAACCCAGAGCTTGCCGCAAAGCTGGATTATCGGCAGGGCTACTATGCGGGCAAGGTATTCGCGAAGTTCAACGATGCCGATAAAGAACGTCAACTGGAAGATGCGCTGATGCTGGGCGATCCAGTAACAGATCTCACGATTGCAATGGAGATTAATTACTTTCAGTTGAACCGGGCAGAGTACTTCGTTCCGGTTGTAGTAAAGATTCCAGGCCGAGAATTGGCGCTGGCCAAGAAGCGCGGAGCGGAACATACGCTCATCGATTTCCTTCTCGAGGTGAAAGACGAGCTCGGCGGCAATATGACCGTCGAAAACATGCGCGACAACGTAAACATCAAGCTCAGCGACGAGACAGCGGCAGAGCTGGCCAAACGCCCTGTCGAATACGACACAGGTTTCACGCTGCTGCCGGGCAAATACAGCATCAAATTCCTCGCTCGTGACGACGAGACGGGCAGGATTGGAACCTTCCAGACACCGTTCGTCATTCCCAACCTCAACAAAGAAGAGAAGAGGATAGCGATCAGCTCTGTGGTACTTAGTGGCGAGCGCGCTGACCTAAAAGAGGCTATCTTCAACGCGGCCAAAGCAAAAGAGAGAGCTAAAGACGAAGCAGCCAACCCGCTCGTTCTGAATGGGCAGAAGCTGATCCCAAGCGTAACCCGGGTATTTAGCAAGAGCCGCGATCTTTATGTCTACCTGCAAGCCTATGAACAGGGCGTGACCGAGGTCCAGCCGCTGATCGCGTTTGTGAGTTTCTATCAAGGACAAACTAAGGTGTTCGAGACCCAACCAATGGAGATGACGAGTGCTATGAGCAACTCGCTGAAGACGATGCCTCTGCGCTTTAGCATTGGGCTGAGCCATCTTCCCGCCGGCGACTATAACTGCCAGATAACCGTACTCAATCCTACCGGACAGAAAAGCGCGTTCTGGCAGACGCCGATCACTCTGGTCCCGTAA
- a CDS encoding L-lactate permease, translated as MAFSAMIAAAPIFTLLILLGILKKAAWIAGLAGLAVTLIVAIAGYHMPPLVATSAAIYGAAFGLFPISWIIFWAIALFRVTVETGQFEVIRGSVGKLTPDPRLQALLIAFAFGAFLEGGAGFGTPVAIAATMLVGLGFSAFSASAICLLANTAPVAFGSIGIPVITLAGTTGLSLEKLSGAVGRICAPISLIIPAYIIMATGGFVSLSGIWLPALMCGAVFAGVQFLVSNYVGPQLTDILAALSSLAALIIYLRLWHPKEQEPGLSIRNCLDRPATLSVDKACGPEEASELIDLSSRNSLGKVLYAWMPYAFLVMCVLLWGVAPIQAKLNLISFSFPWPFLNDVVQRMPPIASTPTPYHAMFNMNLLSAAGTACMVATFLAAICLRVSPLRFLRLLISVTHQLLLPILTISAVLAIGFLMNYCGATATLGLSFAASGVMFPFFSPLLGWLGVFLTGSDTAANALFGNLQVVTAGRLGLDPVLMAAANSVGGVMGKMISLQTIAIAAAATGLSVPDQSRLFRFTLKHSIFLASLAGCLALVYTYVIHIR; from the coding sequence TTGGCCTTCTCCGCGATGATTGCTGCGGCTCCTATCTTCACGCTTCTTATCTTATTGGGGATTTTGAAGAAGGCCGCGTGGATTGCCGGGCTCGCGGGACTCGCCGTTACGCTCATTGTTGCGATCGCGGGATATCACATGCCTCCACTCGTAGCGACAAGCGCTGCGATATACGGTGCAGCCTTCGGGTTGTTTCCAATCTCATGGATCATCTTTTGGGCAATCGCCCTATTTCGCGTAACCGTCGAGACGGGACAGTTTGAGGTCATCAGGGGTTCGGTTGGCAAGCTCACTCCCGACCCTCGCTTGCAGGCGTTGCTGATTGCGTTTGCCTTTGGGGCCTTCCTCGAAGGTGGCGCGGGCTTTGGAACTCCCGTCGCCATTGCCGCCACCATGCTTGTAGGGTTGGGATTTTCCGCATTCAGCGCATCCGCCATCTGCCTGCTCGCTAATACAGCGCCTGTGGCTTTCGGCTCTATTGGAATTCCTGTGATTACGTTGGCAGGCACAACAGGCCTCTCACTTGAAAAATTAAGTGGAGCCGTCGGTCGAATATGCGCTCCAATCTCTCTCATCATCCCTGCATATATCATCATGGCGACCGGAGGCTTTGTCTCCCTGTCGGGTATCTGGCTACCGGCCTTGATGTGTGGGGCGGTCTTTGCAGGCGTTCAATTTCTCGTGTCTAACTACGTTGGGCCGCAACTTACGGATATCCTGGCGGCACTTTCCTCATTGGCTGCGCTTATCATCTATCTGCGTCTCTGGCACCCGAAAGAGCAGGAGCCGGGTCTTTCGATCCGCAATTGTTTAGATCGACCTGCGACGCTCAGTGTCGATAAAGCCTGTGGGCCGGAAGAAGCAAGTGAACTAATCGATCTCTCGTCCCGCAATAGCCTGGGCAAGGTCTTATATGCGTGGATGCCATACGCCTTTCTTGTAATGTGCGTTCTTCTTTGGGGAGTGGCGCCAATTCAGGCGAAGCTAAATCTCATAAGCTTCTCCTTTCCGTGGCCATTTCTGAATGACGTTGTACAGCGAATGCCACCCATCGCATCAACACCCACTCCCTATCACGCAATGTTCAACATGAATTTGCTCTCCGCAGCCGGAACAGCGTGCATGGTTGCGACGTTCTTAGCAGCAATTTGTCTCAGAGTAAGCCCGTTGCGTTTTTTACGCCTGCTAATATCAGTTACCCATCAACTCCTGCTCCCCATTTTGACAATCTCAGCGGTTCTCGCCATCGGGTTCCTTATGAACTACTGCGGAGCGACGGCGACGCTGGGACTTAGCTTCGCCGCTTCCGGCGTGATGTTCCCATTCTTCAGTCCTCTGCTGGGCTGGCTGGGTGTCTTCCTTACCGGTTCGGACACTGCCGCCAATGCGCTGTTCGGGAACCTGCAGGTTGTTACGGCGGGACGGCTCGGACTTGATCCTGTGCTGATGGCCGCTGCCAACTCCGTTGGCGGAGTGATGGGCAAGATGATCAGCCTGCAGACAATCGCCATCGCCGCTGCAGCCACAGGATTATCAGTTCCCGATCAGTCGAGGCTCTTTCGGTTCACCTTGAAGCACAGCATCTTTCTGGCAAGCCTGGCCGGCTGTTTGGCACTCGTCTATACCTACGTCATTCATATCCGGTAA
- a CDS encoding tetratricopeptide repeat protein: protein MKFNLSFASILLLFAFKALSAQQPLAQSADDPLTQARAFLQAGDLAKANTTLTSYLTEHINSAEAHFLLGYTLFLQQKPAQSLEQYTTGARSQRPSPTDLKIVSFDYVLLGDYTDADKWLSMVVAETPQDGHAWYLLGRAKYNENRFADAIDSFTHALRLNPHDVKSENNLGLSYEGLNRIEDARKAYTMAIQWQQDAPAKSGQPYLNLGVLLTEQGHPEQALPYLQEAVTLEPANPKAHEQLGRAYQTLNMLPQAEKELQEAVKLAPNVSALHFRLGQIYQHLGSKQEAQNEFAICAKLNSTHSSIDTPNPAQPDHVPAQ from the coding sequence ATGAAATTCAATCTTTCCTTTGCATCCATCCTCTTGCTGTTTGCATTCAAGGCGCTTAGTGCTCAGCAGCCGCTTGCACAATCGGCAGACGACCCGTTGACGCAGGCGAGGGCATTCCTGCAGGCCGGCGATCTTGCAAAGGCAAACACGACCCTGACAAGTTATCTGACAGAGCATATCAATTCAGCCGAAGCTCATTTTCTGCTTGGATATACCTTATTTCTCCAACAGAAGCCCGCACAGTCTCTGGAACAATACACTACCGGAGCACGCAGCCAGCGGCCTTCGCCCACTGATCTCAAGATTGTTTCTTTCGACTACGTCTTGCTGGGCGACTACACAGATGCGGACAAGTGGTTAAGCATGGTGGTAGCTGAGACCCCGCAGGACGGGCATGCCTGGTACTTGCTGGGGCGCGCGAAATACAACGAAAACCGCTTTGCAGATGCCATCGACTCCTTTACACATGCATTGCGTCTCAATCCGCACGATGTAAAAAGCGAGAATAACCTGGGATTATCCTATGAAGGGCTGAATCGCATCGAAGATGCACGCAAGGCTTACACAATGGCGATCCAATGGCAACAAGATGCTCCCGCCAAGAGCGGACAGCCATATCTTAATCTGGGCGTTTTGCTAACCGAGCAAGGCCATCCGGAACAGGCGCTCCCGTACCTCCAAGAGGCAGTAACACTCGAACCTGCAAATCCCAAAGCACACGAGCAGCTAGGTCGCGCATACCAAACCTTGAATATGCTTCCGCAAGCCGAGAAAGAGTTGCAAGAGGCAGTCAAGCTTGCACCAAATGTTTCTGCTCTCCATTTCAGGCTTGGACAGATCTACCAGCATCTTGGATCCAAACAAGAGGCGCAGAACGAGTTCGCTATCTGCGCAAAGCTAAACAGCACACACTCCTCCATCGACACACCGAACCCGGCTCAACCGGATCACGTGCCTGCACAATAA
- a CDS encoding 2-hydroxyacid dehydrogenase, which produces MVRVGVDESLSDELLIGFPHDVEIVRIPRNLTDTIEIDFWILPFQRRDAAEAFSHLRGVKVVQSMMAGVDWITPWLPKDVTLCDGRGIHDISASEWVLAAILSSLKRFPLYRDMQLREQWKGQASVSDGFLNERGAQVGQYRVLGDDLSGKTILIVGYGSIGAAIERRLVPFGVNILRIARSSRQNPEVQDVSNLRRLLPEADVVVVIVPLTPDTRRLIGATELSLMKRGALLVNAARGPVVVTDAMVEALNSHQICAALDVTDPEPLPVGHPLWLAPNCLITPHVGGSTPEFIHRAFQFGAEQVRRFVAGQPLENVVTDAGY; this is translated from the coding sequence ATGGTGCGTGTTGGCGTTGATGAAAGTCTCTCCGATGAGTTGCTCATCGGCTTTCCGCACGACGTAGAAATCGTGCGAATCCCCCGTAATTTAACCGACACGATTGAGATTGACTTCTGGATTCTTCCGTTTCAGCGCCGCGACGCAGCAGAGGCTTTCTCTCATTTACGAGGGGTGAAGGTTGTGCAATCGATGATGGCGGGTGTCGATTGGATCACGCCGTGGCTGCCCAAAGATGTAACTCTCTGTGATGGCCGTGGTATCCATGACATCTCCGCCTCTGAATGGGTCTTAGCCGCAATCCTATCCTCGCTCAAACGATTTCCTCTCTATCGCGATATGCAGTTGCGGGAACAGTGGAAGGGACAGGCATCTGTCTCGGATGGATTTCTCAATGAGCGTGGAGCACAGGTTGGGCAATATCGCGTCTTAGGTGACGATCTCTCCGGCAAAACTATCTTGATCGTCGGTTATGGCTCAATCGGGGCTGCCATTGAGAGGCGACTTGTTCCTTTCGGAGTTAACATTCTGCGTATAGCGCGAAGTTCCCGTCAAAATCCGGAGGTTCAGGATGTCTCCAACCTACGCAGGCTGCTCCCCGAAGCTGATGTCGTGGTCGTTATTGTGCCATTGACCCCTGATACACGTAGGCTGATTGGAGCAACGGAGCTGAGTCTGATGAAGCGGGGAGCTTTGCTGGTGAATGCGGCCCGCGGGCCGGTAGTGGTTACCGATGCCATGGTAGAGGCGCTCAACTCGCATCAGATCTGTGCGGCTCTCGATGTGACCGATCCCGAACCGCTCCCAGTGGGACATCCATTGTGGCTCGCACCAAATTGCCTCATCACACCACACGTTGGCGGATCAACCCCGGAGTTTATCCACCGCGCTTTCCAGTTCGGGGCAGAACAGGTTCGGCGATTCGTCGCCGGACAACCGCTCGAAAATGTCGTTACCGATGCAGGCTATTAA
- a CDS encoding sodium:solute symporter family protein translates to MNLYAAVLAIIVLTLLAVSLVSLRNVKTKADYLVAGRSLPAFVLIFTLLCSWIGSGSLLGGAENAYRHGFAALWQAGGGWAGLLLIYFIAPRARKFAQFTIPDLLEARYSQTARVLGVIAILFTYTAVTSYQFVGGGDILHLVFPTFITPVLGQYMLAGFVIVFTAIAGMASVAYMDVAIGLLATATLVVALPVLAHRAGGWSVIHAALPATHFQVFGDLSFAQAMELFLPTCLLLLGNQSMYQKFFSAKSEKAATRAVVGWIIGTVILETVIVAIAVVGSVLFRSGEVHDRPREILAYCGLHGFDGSRLLEILGALLVGAIFAKIISTANNWLFSPATNLINDIFLRYIAPESSNKRTLAVSRLMVVLLGLWALYQSLHVQSVLKKSLYAYTIYSAALTPVILAAFFWKRATASAAVASIAVGTVVTISWDTSFVHGHVPAILAQRDAIFPALFASLVALVAVSLLTPPPGSAQLQPFSES, encoded by the coding sequence ATGAATCTTTACGCTGCCGTTCTGGCCATTATCGTTCTCACGCTGCTTGCCGTCTCACTGGTGAGCCTTCGTAATGTCAAGACTAAGGCCGACTATCTTGTCGCCGGTCGATCACTTCCAGCGTTTGTTCTTATTTTTACGCTTTTGTGCAGTTGGATCGGATCAGGCTCTTTGCTGGGCGGAGCCGAGAACGCCTATCGGCATGGCTTTGCAGCACTGTGGCAGGCTGGCGGAGGCTGGGCAGGCCTTCTGCTTATCTATTTCATTGCACCGCGAGCACGGAAGTTCGCTCAGTTTACGATTCCCGATCTACTTGAGGCGCGCTATAGCCAGACCGCCCGTGTACTTGGCGTTATTGCCATTCTTTTTACCTACACAGCGGTTACCAGCTATCAGTTTGTTGGTGGCGGCGATATCCTGCATCTCGTCTTCCCCACTTTTATTACTCCTGTTCTTGGCCAATACATGCTGGCTGGCTTTGTTATCGTTTTTACCGCGATTGCGGGTATGGCCTCGGTAGCCTATATGGACGTGGCTATCGGCCTGCTTGCTACGGCAACATTGGTGGTTGCCTTGCCGGTACTTGCGCATCGCGCAGGCGGCTGGAGTGTGATTCATGCCGCTCTGCCTGCAACACACTTTCAGGTGTTCGGTGACCTGAGCTTTGCGCAGGCTATGGAACTCTTTTTGCCGACATGCCTGTTGTTGCTCGGCAATCAGTCCATGTATCAGAAATTTTTCTCGGCGAAGTCGGAAAAAGCCGCAACTCGTGCCGTGGTCGGCTGGATCATTGGCACTGTCATCTTAGAGACGGTGATTGTGGCGATTGCTGTTGTCGGCTCTGTGCTCTTTCGCTCCGGAGAGGTACATGATCGTCCCCGGGAGATTCTGGCCTACTGCGGACTCCACGGCTTCGATGGATCGAGGTTGCTTGAGATTCTTGGGGCGTTGCTGGTCGGAGCTATCTTCGCCAAGATTATCTCCACGGCCAATAATTGGCTTTTTTCTCCTGCGACCAACCTTATTAACGATATTTTTCTGCGCTATATTGCGCCAGAGTCCTCAAATAAGCGGACGCTGGCTGTCAGCCGTTTAATGGTTGTGCTTCTGGGGTTATGGGCTCTCTATCAGTCGCTGCACGTTCAATCGGTGCTGAAGAAGTCCCTCTACGCGTATACGATCTACTCGGCGGCGCTGACGCCTGTTATTCTGGCCGCTTTTTTCTGGAAGAGAGCTACTGCGAGTGCTGCGGTGGCAAGCATCGCTGTAGGTACCGTGGTTACGATCTCCTGGGATACCAGCTTCGTGCACGGCCACGTCCCGGCGATCCTCGCGCAAAGAGACGCTATCTTTCCTGCCCTCTTTGCGTCGCTTGTTGCCTTGGTCGCCGTGAGCCTTCTCACTCCGCCACCTGGTTCGGCCCAGCTTCAGCCATTTTCCGAGTCATAA
- a CDS encoding alpha/beta hydrolase family protein: MRYLKLALVGIVLGATVCGQAATPLTARQRAVRDEGWRQTIRKQLYIPATLPKLEAKTWSSFSPMPGVIAERVTYQTLDGMVVPAIVYRPEKWKGKLPGIVVVNGHGGDKFSWYAFYSGMLFARAGAMVVTYDPIGEGERNIDKKSQAGSHDKWVDPPAGLPRTDWGQRLAGLMQVDVMQAVAYLAQRPEVDKRRIATVGYSMGSFITGITGAIDPQIHAVLLSGGGDYDGVEPGYFDANKLPCQGPPYQSLRILGDRGAILYALNADRGPMYVMNGLADTVMDIPHHGPDWFADTRARAIALRGTEKGMFTTVFYPGISHRTSWVDRDGVEWLEKQIHFTNWTAKEIADEPVTHISTWAKANDVYISKNYMREDREGGLDALGTGFPGIKRADLMVLPDATWNEMKDRLTYESWAKKAMAAEQQAVR; this comes from the coding sequence GTGAGGTATTTGAAACTGGCTCTGGTGGGGATCGTTCTCGGGGCAACCGTTTGCGGTCAAGCAGCAACGCCGCTGACCGCGAGACAGAGAGCCGTGAGAGACGAGGGATGGCGGCAAACGATTCGCAAACAGCTCTACATCCCAGCAACGCTTCCCAAACTTGAGGCAAAGACCTGGTCCAGCTTTTCTCCCATGCCGGGAGTCATCGCAGAGCGCGTGACCTATCAAACATTGGACGGGATGGTGGTGCCTGCAATTGTCTACCGCCCCGAAAAATGGAAGGGCAAGCTGCCCGGTATTGTCGTCGTGAATGGACACGGCGGTGACAAATTCAGTTGGTATGCGTTCTACAGCGGAATGCTCTTCGCTCGCGCTGGTGCGATGGTAGTTACGTACGATCCGATCGGCGAGGGGGAGCGGAATATCGACAAGAAATCGCAGGCAGGCTCGCACGACAAATGGGTCGATCCTCCAGCAGGGTTGCCGCGGACCGATTGGGGACAACGGTTGGCCGGCCTGATGCAGGTGGATGTCATGCAAGCCGTCGCTTATCTGGCGCAAAGGCCCGAGGTCGACAAGAGACGGATCGCCACCGTGGGCTATTCAATGGGATCGTTTATCACAGGAATCACCGGCGCAATCGATCCTCAAATCCACGCTGTACTACTTAGCGGAGGTGGCGATTACGACGGAGTTGAGCCGGGATACTTCGACGCCAATAAGCTTCCCTGTCAGGGGCCGCCTTACCAATCGCTGCGCATTCTGGGAGATCGTGGCGCGATACTCTACGCGCTCAATGCCGACCGAGGCCCAATGTATGTGATGAATGGCCTGGCGGATACCGTAATGGACATCCCACATCACGGGCCGGATTGGTTCGCCGATACCCGCGCTCGCGCGATCGCCCTTCGAGGAACAGAAAAGGGTATGTTTACGACCGTCTTTTATCCGGGCATCAGCCACCGCACCTCGTGGGTAGATCGCGATGGCGTCGAATGGCTCGAAAAGCAGATTCACTTTACAAACTGGACCGCAAAGGAGATTGCGGATGAGCCGGTTACCCATATCAGCACATGGGCAAAGGCAAATGATGTCTATATCTCGAAGAACTATATGCGCGAGGACAGAGAGGGCGGCCTGGACGCACTGGGAACAGGATTTCCTGGAATCAAACGTGCCGATTTAATGGTGCTTCCCGATGCGACATGGAATGAGATGAAGGATCGGCTTACCTACGAGTCCTGGGCTAAAAAGGCGATGGCCGCAGAACAACAGGCTGTGCGTTAA
- a CDS encoding MBL fold metallo-hydrolase has translation MTKLKQLWRLVQESHAQPIAGETRLAEIVGPNELGITFIGHSSFLLQLGGRAVLIDPVFAKHLIVLRRQRRPGLRINEMPAIDLVLLTHAHMDHLNIASLRRVVRSTQMLGKKAPDVIVPWGVKDLVAGLGFSHVHEMKWWEKLEVRGLNVTLTPCKHWGARMFSDTHRGYGGYVIEAGGNSIYHSGDTAYFSGFSEIGARLHPQVALLPIGAYFPDSYRTVHTSPEEAVRAFVETGAEWMVPMHFGTFNLGREPMDEPPQRLMAEAARLGISSKIKVLEEGETMRLFEQATKQRAPVFNPHQQSI, from the coding sequence GTGACGAAACTGAAGCAACTCTGGCGGTTGGTGCAGGAGAGCCACGCGCAGCCGATAGCCGGCGAGACACGGTTGGCTGAGATCGTCGGCCCCAATGAGCTTGGAATCACCTTCATCGGCCATTCATCATTTCTGCTGCAACTGGGCGGCCGCGCGGTGTTGATCGATCCAGTCTTCGCCAAACATTTGATCGTGTTGCGAAGACAACGACGACCGGGGTTACGAATCAACGAGATGCCTGCCATTGACCTCGTGCTGTTAACCCACGCTCACATGGACCACCTCAATATAGCGTCTCTGCGCCGCGTGGTTCGCAGTACACAAATGCTGGGAAAGAAAGCCCCTGACGTGATCGTTCCCTGGGGGGTAAAAGATCTGGTAGCGGGCTTGGGCTTCTCGCACGTACACGAAATGAAGTGGTGGGAAAAGCTCGAAGTGCGCGGTCTAAACGTAACGCTGACTCCCTGCAAACATTGGGGGGCGCGCATGTTCAGTGATACGCACCGTGGATACGGTGGCTATGTCATCGAAGCCGGCGGCAACTCCATCTACCACTCCGGTGACACCGCCTATTTTTCTGGTTTCTCCGAGATTGGAGCACGACTACACCCGCAGGTAGCACTGTTACCTATCGGCGCTTACTTTCCCGACAGCTACCGTACCGTCCATACCAGTCCCGAAGAGGCTGTGCGCGCCTTTGTAGAAACCGGTGCGGAGTGGATGGTTCCGATGCACTTCGGCACATTCAATCTTGGTCGTGAACCAATGGATGAACCACCGCAACGCCTGATGGCTGAAGCCGCACGGCTGGGAATCAGCAGCAAGATAAAGGTGCTCGAAGAAGGCGAAACCATGCGCCTCTTCGAACAGGCCACAAAGCAAAGAGCGCCAGTCTTCAACCCTCACCAGCAGAGCATCTGA
- a CDS encoding NAD(P)/FAD-dependent oxidoreductase, producing MVDGTSGGGVERKRVVIIGGGFAGLNAALDLAKLPLDISLVDRRNHHTFQPLLYQVALAVLSPADIAQPIRSILSKYPNVEVLMDEAVAFHLDQQRVELKTGAQLEYDYLIVATGSTHSYFGHDEWAKLAPGLKTVEDATEIRRRVLLAFELAERQMQETGSHPSLNFVIIGGGPTGVELAGAISDIAKLYMSNNFRHIDPSQAQVLILEGSPNILGMYPDDLQAKAREQLNAIGVKIRVNAHVSDVQPGYVMVGEERINAVVTLWAAGVQASPLGKLLGFETDRKGCVLVDQHLNPPGHPEIFICGDLAHIEQDGKQVPGVAQPAMQMGKYAAKRIARLVAADLGSDGTGKNEPFHYFDKGDMATIGRKAAVANIQWPFKGHWSGFPAWMTWLVVHIFFLIGFRNRLSVFRQWAWTYVTFKDSARLITGSQELPGWNAVETQQLHPDTAPLDLGSPKT from the coding sequence ATGGTTGATGGAACTTCCGGAGGTGGTGTCGAGCGCAAGCGAGTGGTCATTATCGGCGGAGGATTTGCAGGGCTGAATGCAGCGCTGGACCTGGCCAAACTGCCGCTCGATATTTCGCTGGTCGATAGAAGAAACCACCATACGTTTCAGCCCTTGCTATACCAGGTAGCGCTTGCGGTGCTTTCGCCTGCAGATATTGCCCAACCGATTCGGTCCATTTTAAGCAAGTATCCGAATGTCGAAGTGTTGATGGATGAGGCTGTTGCCTTTCATCTCGATCAGCAAAGAGTTGAATTGAAGACGGGCGCACAGCTCGAGTATGACTATCTGATCGTTGCCACAGGTTCTACACACTCCTACTTCGGCCATGACGAATGGGCGAAGCTGGCGCCGGGGCTCAAGACGGTAGAGGACGCGACGGAGATTCGACGTCGCGTGCTGCTTGCGTTTGAGCTTGCAGAACGGCAGATGCAGGAGACTGGCAGCCATCCTTCGCTGAATTTTGTGATTATTGGCGGCGGACCTACCGGCGTAGAGTTGGCGGGAGCGATCAGCGATATCGCGAAGCTATATATGTCGAATAACTTTCGTCATATCGATCCTTCGCAAGCGCAGGTGCTCATCCTTGAAGGGTCACCGAATATTCTGGGGATGTATCCGGACGACCTGCAGGCGAAGGCGCGAGAACAGCTCAACGCGATTGGCGTAAAAATTCGTGTCAACGCTCATGTCTCTGATGTGCAGCCCGGTTATGTCATGGTTGGTGAAGAGCGCATCAACGCCGTGGTCACGCTTTGGGCAGCGGGAGTGCAGGCTTCGCCGCTAGGGAAGTTGCTGGGCTTTGAGACGGATAGAAAAGGATGTGTGCTGGTCGATCAGCATCTCAACCCGCCCGGACATCCCGAGATATTTATCTGTGGCGATCTCGCCCACATTGAACAGGATGGCAAGCAGGTTCCTGGTGTCGCGCAACCCGCTATGCAGATGGGCAAGTATGCTGCGAAACGAATTGCGCGGCTGGTCGCGGCGGATCTAGGAAGCGATGGCACAGGGAAGAACGAGCCGTTTCACTACTTCGACAAAGGCGATATGGCTACCATTGGACGCAAGGCTGCCGTGGCCAATATTCAATGGCCGTTCAAGGGGCATTGGAGCGGTTTTCCTGCCTGGATGACGTGGCTTGTCGTCCATATTTTCTTTCTCATCGGCTTTCGAAATCGCCTCTCAGTATTTCGCCAATGGGCCTGGACGTACGTCACCTTCAAAGACAGCGCTCGCCTGATTACCGGCTCGCAGGAACTGCCGGGATGGAATGCCGTGGAGACACAACAGCTTCACCCTGATACGGCGCCTCTGGATCTGGGATCGCCGAAGACGTAA